The following are encoded together in the Brassica napus cultivar Da-Ae chromosome A9, Da-Ae, whole genome shotgun sequence genome:
- the LOC106363812 gene encoding protein DETOXIFICATION 3-like — MEEPFLLREEELVPVKTTWQRGQLTDELKKVGRLAAPMATVTIAQYLLPVISVMIAGHKGELQLSGVALATSFTNVSGFSIMKLFVQFGLVGALDTLCGQAYGAKEYEKLGTYTYSAIATNIPICILISIIWIYMEKLLISLGQDPDISRVAGSYAVWLIPALFGYAIVIPVTRFLLTQGLVVPLLYCALTTLLFHIPVCWSLVSVFGLGSNGAALAMSVSFWFYAVILACYVRFSTSCEKTRSFVSDDFVPCVKQFFHFGVPSAAMVCLEWWLFELLVLSSGLLPNPKLETSVLSICLTTETLHYVVSSGVAAAVSTRVSNNLGAGSPEVARVSVLAGLCFWLMESVFFSTLLFTCRNIIGYAFSNSNEVVDYVAELSPLLCLSFILDGFTAVLNGVARGSGWQHIGAWNNVVAYYLVGAPVGLYLAFRRGFNGKGLWCGVLVGSSVQATVLAIVTSSMNWKEQVQRHFSLIYITFCVFF, encoded by the exons ATGGAAGAGCCATTTCTTCTGAGAGAGGAGGAGTTAGTTCCCGTTAAAACGACATGGCAAAGAGGTCAGCTCACCGACGAGCTAAAGAAAGTGGGCCGCTTAGCTGCTCCTATGGCCACCGTGACCATTGCTCAATACCTATTGCCTGTTATATCAGTTATGATCGCCGGCCACAAAGGCGAGCTTCAGCTCTCCGGCGTCGCTCTTGCCACCTCCTTCACAAATGTCTCCGGTTTCAGTATTATG AAACTCTTTGTGCAGTTTGGATTAGTGGGTGCATTAGATACACTTTGTGGCCAAGCTTATGGAGCCAAAGAATACGAGAAACTCGGAACCTACACATACTCCGCCATTGCCACCAATATCCCAATCTGTATCCTCATATCAATTATTTGGATTTACATGGAAAAGCTTCTGATCTCTCTTGGACAAGACCCTGACATCTCCAGAGTCGCTGGCTCCTACGCCGTTTGGCTCATACCGGCTTTGTTCGGATATGCTATTGTCATACCAGTAACTCGGTTTCTGCTGACGCAAGGGTTGGTTGTTCCTCTCCTCTATTGTGCCCTAAccacccttttgttccacatcCCAGTTTGCTGGAGTTTGGTTTCCGTGTTTGGTCTTGGAAGCAATGGAGCTGCTTTGGCTATGAGTGTGTCTTTCTGGTTTTACGCTGTGATACTCGCATGCTACGTGAGATTCTCCACCTCTTGTGAGAAGACTCGCTCCTTTGTATCCGATGATTTCGTGCCTTGTGTGAAACAGTTCTTCCATTTCGGGGTCCCATCAGCAGCAATGGTGTG CCTAGAATGGTGGCTATTTGAGCTGCTCGTACTCTCCTCAGGACTACTCCCAAACCCTAAACTCGAGACCTCTGTGCTTTCAATATG CCTTACAACAGAAACTTTGCACTATGTAGTTTCATCTGGAGTTGCGGCAGCTGTGAG CACACGCGTGTCAAACAATTTGGGAGCTGGGAGTCCTGAAGTTGCTAGGGTATCAGTATTGGCAGGGCTTTGTTTCTGGCTGATGGAGTCAGTTTTCTTTAGCACACTTCTCTTCACCTGCCGGAACATCATAGGATACGCATTCAGCAACAGCAACGAAGTAGTGGACTATGTTGCGGAGCTATCTCCTCTGCTATGTCTTTCCTTCATTCTCGATGGATTTACTGCAGTTCTTAACGGTGTTGCTAGGGGAAGTGGGTGGCAACACATTGGAGCTTGGAACAACGTGGTGGCCTATTATCTCGTAGGAGCTCCCGTTGGACTTTACTTAGCTTTCAGACGTGGGTTTAACGGGAAAGGATTGTGGTGCGGTGTTTTGGTTGGATCCTCTGTGCAAGCAACTGTTCTGGCTATAGTCACATCTTCCATGAATTGGAAGGAACAGGTGCAAAGACATTTCAGCTTGATCTATATCAcattctgtgtttttttttaa
- the LOC106363813 gene encoding uncharacterized protein LOC106363813, with amino-acid sequence MTGTTVADAMPTATSCRMKAPIGPPLLRPPRSITLEILPPLFCQSIWPTSPNSRTTTTSRQIKALLEGHELHGFIDKTTTVPEATIVVDGQTIPNPDFPPWRRQDRLLYSALIGAITLPLQSVVTSATTTCEVWDLLTMTFGTPSRGHIQQLKYQLRTCVKGVKTISEYLRLIKSKADDLALLGKPMDPEDITEQILAGLPEEYKPVVDAINGRDTTISFSELHEKLLNREAMVVCKDTAPPTLTPVTANATGYRPKQNGQNNWRPQQNRNNNNSGHYQNSNHRPSKQYMGRCQACGVQGHSAKYCPQYRIVPGSSAQPWTPSPQNQLSNQNWRPNSQQPWHPTANAAMVTGDSATWLLDSGASHHMTSDLGNLSLHAPYNGGDDVILGDGSGLQISHTGSFSLPSYKQPFFLNNVLYVPSLDKNLISVFQLCSTNNASVTFTPTFFQVRDLITGALRLEGKPKDGTYEWPRSPSTKPPSLAFASAIKTSISDWHSRLGHPALPILKTMISKFKLPLSSTVLLAKPCSACLINKMHKLPFGPTTIVSSCVLDIVFSDVWTSPLISVDGFKYYVIFVDHFTRYTWFYPLKQKSQVLETFTKFKALVENRFQSKLKTLYTDNGGEYIALARFLSTHGISHFTSPPHTPEHNGIAERRHRHIVETGLTLLSQASMPKSYWTYAMATAVYLINRMPTSNLSMKSPFECLFATTPNYSKLRVFGCLCFPWLRPYASNKLDNRSTPCIFLGYSITQSAYFCLDRATTRIYTSRHVTFHEYVFPFTLPNDLTSVSDDDVTEAQRADNSFVSKIPIIPSRSPTSATPIPVPAATQIPVPAATPISAPAAAATPIPAPAVTLIMTPTAGSTPQSSCPIPTAAQPETLATEAPMTQTENVATTTVPTRVSTRARKPVQKLNLHTTITPLTETIPTSVKEALKDPRWRRAMYEELDAQLKNHTWDVVDSSGHFNVVGCKWVFTIKRNADGSVDRFKARLVAKGFNQRPGVDYTETFSPVVKPATIRLVLSTSVSKQWPIRQFDVNHAFLQGTLDDEVYMMQPPGFVDKDNPHGVCKLRKAVYGLKQAPRAWYNELKSFLLHCGFKNSQADASLFIYNRNGTLLYMLVYVDDIILTGNNNDQLKIFIDQLSTRFSLKDLGNLSYFLGMEAIRTSQGLLLTQSRYIADLLEKTKMTGSKSVATPMCPSSHLTLNGGSPMTDHTQYRMVVGSLQYLSLTRPDISFAVNKLSQFMHQPTEEHWQAVKRLLRYLSGSQAKGIYYSAKNTLSIHAYTDADWAGNKDDYTSTGAYIVYYGRHPIAWSSKKQTGVARSSTEAEYRSLASTTAELCWILSLMSELDIKTTQIPAIYCDNIGATYLAANPVFHSRMKHLALDYHFVRHQAKIIINLNCCCRTNKNLQYDLVMSFILIILNVAAILYMAHHKIAFTANNFYFQLFIVWYFISGIASCLVWSAAIVLVEAYDMYIVGRICHIFGFAILLHLLYCISPRLTLWFGIPCSLWFLAAFIEPLYTVHLPPVFEDFRNCWKFVNEEQVRVVTV; translated from the exons ATGACGGGTACAACTGTTGCTGATGCTATGCCTACTGCTACT TCATGTCGAATGAAAGCACCCATCGGGCCTCCTCTGTTGAGACCACCACGGTCTATAACGCTAGAGATCCTGCCACCACTCTTTTGTCAGTCAATATGGCCAACATCACCAAACTCACGAACAACAACTACATCTCGACAGATCAAAGCTCTTCTTGAAGGACATGAGCTTCATGGCTTTATTGACAAGACCACCACAGTTCCTGAAGCCACGATCGTTGTTGATGGTCAAACCATACCGAATCCGGACTTTCCACCATGGCGACGTCAGGATCGACTTCTCTATAGCGCGCTCATTGGTGCGATCACTCTGCCTCTCCAATCGGTGGTCACAAGTGCTACTACGACATGTGAAGTGTGGGATCTCCTAACCATGACGTTCGGTACTCCCTCTCGTGGTCATATTCAACAGTTAAAATATCAACTCCGAACATGTGTCAAAGGCGTCAAGACGATCAGTGAGTACCTTCGGCTCATCAAATCCAAGGCTGACGATCTCGCTCTACTTGGTAAGCCTATGGATCCAGAAGACATCACCGAACAAATTCTCGCTGGACTGCCTGAAGAATACAAACCGGTAGTTGATGCCATTAATGGTAGAGATACGACAATCTCTTTCTCTGAGCTGCATGAGAAACTTCTCAATCGCGAGGCAATGGTAGTCTGCAAGGACACCGCTCCACCTACTCTTACTCCAGTTACTGCAAATGCTACTGGTTACCGTCCAAAACAGAATGGACAGAACAACTGGCGACCTCAACAAAAccgcaacaacaacaactctgGTCACTACCAGAACAGCAATCATCGTCCATCTAAGCAATACATGGGACGTTGCCAGGCATGTGGTGTTCAAGGTCATAGCGCCAAGTATTGTCCTCAATACCGTATTGTTCCAGGCTCCTCTGCTCAGCCATGGACCCCTTCTCCACAGAACCAGTTATCGAACCAGAACTGGCGTCCTAACTCACAACAACCGTGGCATCCAACAGCCAATGCTGCTATGGTCACGGGTGATTCAGCTACATGGCTCCTGGACTCTGGCGCTTCCCACCACATGACCTCGGACCTTGGTAATCTGTCACTTCATGCGCCATACAATGGAGGCGATGATGTTATTCTTGGTGACGGTTCCGGTCTACAGATATCACACACTGGTTCTTTCTCATTACCCTCTTACAAACaacctttttttcttaataatgtTCTATATGTTCCTTCGCTTGATAAAAATCTGATCTCGGTTTTTCAACTATGTTCCACTAACAATGCCTCGGTTACATTTACACCAACTTTCTTCCAGGTAAGGGATTTGATTACGGGGGCACTTCGTCTGGAAGGGAAGCCTAAGGATGGCACTTATGAGTGGCCACGATCCCCTTCCACCAAACCACCATCTCTTGCTTTTGCTTCGGCTATTAAGACATCTATTTCTGATTGGCATTCCCGTTTGGGCCATCCAGCTTTACCTATTCTTAAAACTATGATTTCTAAGTTTAAGTTACCATTATCATCTACTGTTTTGCTTGCTAAGCCTTGTAGTGCttgtttgattaataaaatgcaTAAGCTTCCTTTTGGTCCAACAACTATTGTCTCTTCTTGTGTTCTTGATATAGTCTTCTCTGATGTTTGGACCTCTCCTTTAATTTCAGTAGATGGTTTCAAATACTATGTGATTTTTGTAGATCATTTCACTAGATATACATGGTTTTATCCATTGAAACAAAAATCTCAAGTTCTTGAAACTTTTACTAAGTTTAAAGCTTTGGTTGAAAATCGATTTCAATCCAAACTtaaaactttatatactgataatggtggagaatatatTGCTCTAGCTCGGTTTTTATCAACTCATGGTATTTCTCATTTTACTTCTCCTCCACATACACCTGAGCACAATGGTATAGCTGAGCGTCGTCATAGACACATAGTTGAAACCGGCTTAACCCTCTTGTCGCAAGCTTCTATGCCTAAGTCATATTGGACTTATGCTATGGCTACTGCTGTGTACTTAATAAATCGCATGCCAACATCTAACTTATCTATGAAATCACCATTTGAATGTCTCTTTGCTACAACTCCTAATTATTCAAAGCTTAGAGTGTTTGGTTGTTTATGCTTTCCTTGGTTAAGGCCTTATGCATCAAATAAGTTAGATAATAGGTCAACTCCCTGCATATTTCTAGGTTATTCTATAACTCAGAGTGCTTATTTCTGTCTTGATAGAGCTACTACACGCATTTATACTTCAAGACATGTCACTTTTCATGAATATGTGTTTCCTTTTACTTTGCCTAATGACCTCACCTCTGTTTCTGATGATGATGTAACAGAAGCTCAACGTGCAGATAACTCCTTTGTGTCCAAGATACCGATAATTCCTTCACGTTCCCCTACCTCTGCTACTCCAATACCGGTCCCTGCTGCAACTCAAATACCAGTTCCTGCTGCAACTCCAATATCAGCTCCTGCTGCTGCTGCAACTCCAATACCGGCTCCTGCTGTAACTCTAATCATGACTCCTACTGCTGGCTCAACTCCTCAATCCTCTTGTCCCATACCTACTGCAGCACAACCTGAAACGCTAGCCACAGAAGCTCCAATGACTCAGACAGAGAATGTGGCAACCACTACAGTTCCTACCCGGGTGTCTACACGAGCTAGAAAACCTGTTCAGAAGCTGAACCTTCATACAACAATTACTCCACTCACCGAAACTATACCAACATCGGTCAAGGAGGCTTTGAAAGATCCTCGGTGGCGTCGCGCAATGTATGAAGAACTTGATGCTCAACTAAAGAATCACACATGGGATGTCGTTGATTCATCCGGCCACTTTAATGTTGTAGGCTGTAAGTGGGTTTTCACAATAAAGAGGAATGCTGATGGGTCTGTTGATAGGTTCAAAGCTCGCCTAGTTGCTAAAGGATTCAATCAACGCCCTGGTGTTGACTACACCGAGACTTTCAGTCCTGTAGTGAAACCGGCAACGATCAGACTGGTTCTCAGCACCTCTGTCTCCAAGCAATGGCCTATCAGACAGTTTGATGTTAATCACGCTTTTCTTCAGGGGACACTGGATGATGAGGTCTACATGATGCAACCTCCTGGTTTTGTAGACAAGGACAATCCTCATGGTGTCTGTAAGCTACGCAAGGCTgtatatggtttgaaacaagctcctagagcttggtataaTGAATTGAAGTCATTTCTCCTCCACTGCGGTTTCAAGAACTCCCAAGCCGATGCAAGCCTGTTCATCTACAACCGCAATGGCACTCTCCTATACATGCTTGTATACGTTGATGACATTATCCTTACCGGGAACAACAATGATCAACTCAAGATCTTTATTGATCAACTCTCTACTCGCTTCTCTTTAAAAGACTTGGGCAATCTTTCATATTTTCTTGGAATGGAAGCTATACGTACTTCTCAGGGTCTCTTACTAACACAGTCTCGTTATATTGCAGATTTACTGGAGAAAACAAAGATGACTGGCTCCAAATCCGTAGCTACCCCGATGTGTCCTAGCAGCCACTTAACTCTTAACGGTGGTTCCCCAATGACAGACCACACACAATACCGAATGGTTGTGGGGAGCTTACAATATCTTTCTCTCACACGTCCAGACATCTCCTTTGCCGTCAACAAACTATCTCAATTCATGCACCAACCCACCGAAGAACATTGGCAAGCGGTCAAGAGACTTCTTCGCTATCTGAGTGGGTCACAAGCCAAAGGCATCTATTACTCTGCGAAGAACACCCTCTCAATTCATGCTTATACTGATGCTGACTGGGCTGGGAACAAGGATGATTACACATCAACTGGTGCCTACATTGTCTACTATGGACGTCACCCCATTGCCTGGTCATCCAAGAAACAAACGGGCGTGGCACGGTCCTCTACTGAAGCTGAGTACCGGTCTCTTGCCTCTACTACAGCTGAGCTATGTTGGATTCTTTCTCTCATGTCTGAACTTGATATCAAAACGACACAAATCCCAGCCATTTACTGTGACAACATCGGGGCGACATATCTAGCTGCTAATCCTGTCTTCCACTCCAGGATGAAGCACCTTGCCTTAGATTACCATTTTGTTCGACATCAG gctaaaataataattaatttaaattgttgCTGCAGGACAAACAAGAACTTACAATACGACTTGGTGATGAGCTTCATCCTCATAATCCTCAACGTTGCAGCAATCCTGTATATGGCACACCACAAGATTGCTTTTACCGCAAATAACTTTTATTTCCAGCTTTTCATTGTTTGGTACTTCATTTCTGGCATAGCGAGTTGCCTGGTTTGGTCCGCCGCAATTGTCCTAGTCGAAGCTTATGACATGTACATCGTGGGACGTATCTGTCACATCTTTGGCTTCGCTATTCTCCTCCACCTCCTCTATTGTATTTCTCCACGTCTGACCCTATGGTTCGGTATACCATGTTCGTTATGGTTCCTAGCCGCTTTCATTGAACCTCTTTACACAGTTCATCTACCTCCAGTATTTGAAGATTTCCgaaattgctggaagtttgtgAATGAAGAACAAGTTAGAGTTGTTACAGTTTAG
- the LOC106363811 gene encoding uncharacterized protein LOC106363811: MFQLPSEHLSRCSIVGTKTGDYSVKSGYYVAIGAEGDGPEAEGDFKWTNHVWKLDCAPKVKLFVWKVLKGAVPVGERLLERHIDIDPRCKRCGSNESITHLLFHCQFAQRVWHLAPLATAPDFRGMIDLMADWPALSNLKALPPTGIASGNLVPWIFWNIWKARNRFVFEGVSASPEDTLSSAIRLAREWSISGKPEKTEGKKHRLIEVPVLSGTTRIQTDAAWCSARKIAGIGGIIHLPPRNREIQLKMEFIASPLMAEGLALREVMLRCQDLELHNLRFESDSSLLVNCLNQVVSIAEMHSVVADIIELSRRFASVAFVWIPRERNVEADMLAKRALNVAEPLLVGNAVIAPN; this comes from the coding sequence ATGTTTCAGCTCCCATCTGAGCATCTAAgtcgttgtagtatagtgggAACGAAGACGGGTGATTACTCTGTCAAGTCGGGTTACTATGTTGCTATTGGAGCTGAGGGAGATGGACCAGAAGCTGAAGGAGATTTTAAGTGGACAAATCATGTATGGAAGCTGGACTGTGCGCCTAAAGTGAAACTattcgtctggaaggttttgaAAGGTGCGGTTCCGGTAGGAGAGCGATTGCTCGAGAGGCACATTGACATCGACCCTAGGTGTAAACGATGCGGAAGTAACGAATCTATCACTCATCTCCTCTTCCACTGTCAGTTTGCACAGCGGGTGTGGCATCTTGCTCCCCTTGCAACTGCCCCGGATTTTAGAGGAATGATAGATTTAATGGCCGACTGGCCCGCACTGAGCAATCTAAAAGCCTTACCACCAACCGGCATAGCATCGGGTAATCTGGTCCCATGGATCTTTTGGAACATTTGGAAAGCAAGAAACAGATTCGTATTTGAAGGTGTCTCTGCCTCTCCCGAGGATACTCTATCCTCTGCAATCCGTTTGGCTCGAGAATGGAGCATAAGTGGAAAACCGGAGAAGACTGAAGGCAAGAAACATCGACTGATAGAGGTGCCAGTGTTAAGCGGAACGACGAGGATACAGACAGATGCAGCGTGGTGCTCAGCAAGGAAGATTGCAGGTATTGGTGGAATCATTCATCTCCCTCCTCGCAATAGGGAGATCCAGTTGAAGATGGAGTTTATTGCATCGCCCCTAATGGCCGAAGGATTAGCGCTGCGGGAAGTTATGCTTAGATGCCAAGACCTGGAGCTCCATAACCTCAGATTTGAGTCGGACTCTTCCCTTCTAGTTAATTGCCTCAATCAGGTTGTTTCCATTGCAGAGATGCATAGTGTCGTTGCAGACATCATTGAACTGTCTCGTAGATTTGCTTCTGTTGCTTTTGTGTGGATTCCTCGTGAGAGGAATGTTGAAGCCGATATGTTGGCAAAGAGAGCTTTAAATGTAGCTGAACCTTTGTTGGTTGGGAATGCTGTTATTGCTCCCAACTAA
- the LOC106369029 gene encoding disease resistance protein RPP4, with the protein MASSSSSSIPRVSMYDVFLSFRGEDTRKTIVSHLYAALDSRGIVTFKDDQRLEKGDHISDQLHIALKGSSFAVVVLSENYATSRWCLMELQLIMEYMKEGTLEVFPVFYGVDPSTVRHQLGSFSLERYKGRPEMVHKVHKWREALHLIANLSGLDSRHCVDEAVMVGEIARDISRRVTLMQKIDSGNIVGMKAHMEGLNHLLDLESNEVVVLGIWGMGGIGKTSIAKCLYDQLSPRFRARCFIENIKSVSKEHDHDLKHFQKEMLCSILSDDISLWSVEAGCQEIKKRLGHQKVFLVLDGVDKVAQVHALAKEKHWFGPGSRIIITTRDMGLLNTCGVENVYEVNCLNDKDALKMFKQIAFEGPPPCDGFEQLSIRATRLSHGLPSAIQAHALFLRGRTAAPEVWEEALTALESSLDENTMEILKISYEGLPKPHQNVFLHVACLFNGDTLQRINSLLHGPIPQSSLWIRVLAEKSLIKISTNGSVIMHKLVEQMAREMIRDDTSLARKFLRDPQDICYALTNFRDGGEQTECMSLHSCNLACAFSMKASVVGHMHNLKFLKVYKHVDSRESKLQLIPDQHLLPPSLRLFHWDAFPLRTLPSDADPYFLVELNLRHSDLETLWSGTPMMESLKRLDVTGSKHLKQLPDLSGITSLEELALEHCTRLKGIPESIGKRSSIKKLKLSYCGGLRSALKFFVRKPTMQQHIGLEFPDAKVKMDALINISIGGDISFEFCSKFRGTAEYVSFNSDQQIPVTSSMNLQQSPWLISECNRFNSLSIMRFSHKENGESFSFDSFPDFPDLKELKLVNLNIRKIPSGVHGIHKLEFIEKLDLSGNDFESLPEAMVSLTRLKTLWLRNCFKLKELPKLTQVQTLTLTNCRNLRSLVKLSETSEEQGRYCLLELCLENCNNVEFLSDQLIYFIKLTNLDLSGHEFVALPSSIRDLTSLVTLCLNNCKNLRSVEKLPLSLQFLDAHGCDSLEEADSVEHFRDKPNEEVQQRTFFKETDMPFYVLNHQATRICHIIHLLKNTTAHMFIGIPICITLVAVLFASLLRVFK; encoded by the exons ATGgcgtcctcctcctcctcctctatcCCTCGTGTATCCATGTATGACGTCTTCCTCAGCTTCAGAGGAGAAGACACTCGCAAAACCATCGTCAGCCACCTATACGCAGCACTTGATAGCAGAGGGATTGTTACATTCAAAGACGACCAAAGACTTGAGAAAGGAGACCACATTTCCGACCAACTCCACATAGCTCTCAAGGGTTCCAGCTTCGCGGTTGTGGTTCTCTCCGAGAACTACGCTACCTCGAGGTGGTGCTTAATGGAACTTCAGTTGATAATGGAGTATATGAAGGAGGGAACACTTGAAGTCTTCCCTGTCTTCTATGGAGTTGATCCTTCCACCGTCAGGCATCAGCTAGGGAGTTTCTCTTTAGAACGGTACAAGGGTCGTCCAGAAATGGTGCACAAGGTTCACAAGTGGAGAGAAGCTCTTCACCTAATAGCTAACCTTTCAGGCCTGGATTCAAGACACTG CGTTGATGAGGCTGTTATGGTTGGAGAAATTGCCAGAGACATATCAAGACGTGTGACACTGATGCAGAAAATAGACTCAGGCAATATTGTTGGGATGAAAGCTCACATGGAAGGTCTTAATCATCTACTGGATCTTGAGTCCAATGAGGTTGTAGTGTTAGGAATCTGGGGAATGGGAGGGATTGGGAAAACCTCAATAGCCAAGTGTCTCTATGACCAGCTCTCACCTAGATTTAGAGCTCGTTGTTTCATAGAAAACATCAAGAGTGTTAGTAAAGAGCATGACCATGATCTAAAGCATTTTCAGAAAGAAATGCTCTGCAGTATCCTCTCTGATGATATTAGCTTATGGAGCGTGGAAGCTGGATGTCAAGAGATAAAGAAGAGGCTTGGGCACCAAAAGGTTTTTCTTGTGCTTGATGGTGTGGATAAAGTGGCGCAGGTACACGCCTTGGCCAAGGAAAAACACTGGTTTGGTCCAGGGAGCCGAATCATCATAACAACTAGAGATATGGGCTTGCTGAACACCTGTGGAGTAGAAAACGTTTATGAGGTTAATTGCTTGAATGATAAGGATGCTCTCAAGATGTTTAAACAGATTGCTTTTGAAGGACCTCCTCCTTGTGATGGTTTTGAACAACTCTCAATCCGAGCTACTCGGCTTTCTCACGGTCTTCCTTCTGCTATCCAAGCCCATGCATTGTTTCTCCGTGGAAGGACGGCTGCTCCTGAGGTGTGGGAGGAAGCTTTAACTGCACTTGAAAGCAGCCTTGACGAGAATACAATGGAAATCTTGAAAATTAGCTACGAGGGATTACCAAAACCACACCAGAATGTGTTCCTTCATGTTGCTTGTCTCTTCAACGGAGACACTCTCCAGCGTATCAATTCCCTTCTCCATGGACCCATACCTCAGAGCAGCCTGTGGATAAGAGTTTTAGCTGAGAAGTCTCTCATCAAAATATCAACTAACGGATCTGTAATCATGCATAAGTTGGTTGAACAAATGGCAAGAGAAATGATCCGTGACGACACTTCTTTGGCTAGAAAATTCCTCAGAGATCCTCAGGATATTTGCTATGCACTGACTAATTTCAGAGAT GGAGGTGAACAAACTGAATGCATGTCCCTACACTCGTGTAACCTGGCCTGTGCATTTTCCATGAAGGCCAGTGTCGTTGGCCATATGCATAATCTCAAGTTTCTCAAAGTCTACAAGCATGTAGATTCCAGAGAGTCAAAGCTGCAACTCATTCCAGACCAACATCTCTTGCCTCCTAGCCTACGGCTATTCCATTGGGATGCATTCCCCTTGAGAACCCTGCCTTCTGATGCTGATCCATATTTTCTTGTTGAACTCAATCTGCGTCACAgtgatttagaaactctctGGAGTGGAACACCG ATGATGGAGAGTTTGAAGAGACTAGATGTAACAGGATCTAAGCATCTCAAGCAACTTCCAGATCTTTCAGGTATCACTAGTCTTGAGGAACTGGCTTTGGAACACTGCACAAGACTAAAAGGCATTCCAGAGTCTATTGGAAAAAGGTCTAGCATAAAGAAGCTCAAGTTATCTTACTGTGGAGGCCTTAGAAGTGCCTTGAAGTTTTTTGTACGGAAACCTACAATGCAGCAACATATTGGGTTGGAGTTTCCGGATGCAAAAGTGAAGATGGATGCACTTATAAACATATCCATTGGTGGAGACATAAGTTTTGAGTTCTGTTCAAAATTTAGAGGAACTGCTGAATATGTTTCTTTTAACTCTGATCAACAGATCCCTGTCACATCTTCAATGAATCTGCAGCAATCACCATGGCTCATCTCAGAGTGCAACAGATTCAACTCCCTCAGCATCATGAGGTTCAGCCACAAAGAAAACGGTGAATCTTTCTCCTTTGACAGCTTTCCAGATTTTCCTGATCTTAAAGAGCTAAAGCTAGTGAACTTAAACATCCGGAAGATTCCATCTGGGGTTCATGGGATCCATAAGTTGGAGTTCATAGAGAAGCTGGACCTCAGTGGGAATGATTTTGAGAGCTTACCAGAAGCTATGGTTAGTCTCACCCGGTTGAAAACTCTCTGGCTTAGAAACTGCTTCAAGCTCAAGGAGTTGCCAAAGCTAACACAGGTGCAGACACTGACTCTTACCAACTGTAGGAACCTCAGATCACTGGTGAAACTATCTGAAACAAGTGAGGAACAAGGAAGATACTGTTTGCTTGAGCTTTGCCTTGAAAACTGCAACAATGTTGAGTTTTTGTCAGACCAGCTCATCTATTTCATTAAGTTGACAAATTTAGATCTCAGCGGCCATGAGTTTGTTGCATTGCCATCAAGCATCAGAGATCTTACCTCACTGGTAACTCTTTGCCTTAATAACTGCAAGAATCTCAGATCAGTGGAAAAACTCCCACTGAGTCTACAGTTTCTTGATGCACACGGATGTGATTCCCTTGAAGAAGCTGATTCTGTAGAACATTTTAGGGACAAACCAAACGAAGAG GTACAACAAAGAACCTTTTTCAAAGAAACTGATATGCCCTTTTATGTACTGAATCATCAAGCCACAAGGATCTGCCATATCATCCACCTTCTCAAGAATACAACTGCACACATGTTTATAGGCATTCCTATCTGCATCACGCTAGTGGCTGTTCTATTTGCTTCTCTCCTACGTGTTTTCAAGTGA